One stretch of Leptospira bouyouniensis DNA includes these proteins:
- a CDS encoding PAS domain-containing sensor histidine kinase translates to MNEMIHESEFFFKFANKLPYSLFLFELRTQTIAKTDPLVFANSKAQEIHNFTTDTLSILTIGSLFSFLFTTEFLDQIQNDLQSRKPFDLVVSKDKFNTFGILNQPYLLKLDHLDPNFYTVTIEELTDSVLANKILKQKETKLDRLLKTLISGVVVVNKDGQIIYANDSATQILELTLEQIEHRYFSSKEWKQIYEDGSPFPADKLPLALALGKQMTIYNCEHGIISLDGNVKWLNVNATPLFDEDGNLEGATASFLDITELKKTQNTIEQQNKKLTSVLDAIEKSAIVSVTNPDGIIIRANSKFIKISGYKEDEIIGSDHKILNSKFHKKEFWKTLWNQIKQGKTWEGIIKNKSKDGNFFWLQTFIHPLFSPSDEIEAYLSIRFDITEEIQALENTKRVLHFTGIQNNRLQNFAYIISHNIRQHSSNFTSLIHLLEESKSEEDKKNLIEMLHASSIQLEETISHLNDIISINQTLNKPMEDCSLKKEVSKTLSILGGSIKLRNIIVETIIPDDLNIKTIPSYLESILLNLVSNAVKYVRLKEGAWIKIVVSEKKEQIQIIVEDNGLGINLQKHGNKIFGMFKTFHRNEDARGIGLFITKSQVEVLGGEISLESEEGVGSRFCVSLPKNPDETLRA, encoded by the coding sequence ATGAACGAAATGATCCATGAATCAGAGTTTTTTTTTAAGTTTGCAAATAAACTTCCCTATTCTTTATTTTTATTTGAATTACGAACTCAAACAATCGCAAAAACAGATCCATTAGTATTTGCTAACTCCAAAGCACAAGAAATTCACAATTTCACAACTGATACTCTCAGTATTCTTACGATCGGTTCTCTCTTTTCTTTTTTGTTTACCACCGAATTTTTGGATCAAATCCAAAATGACCTCCAAAGCAGAAAGCCTTTTGATCTCGTGGTTTCAAAAGACAAATTTAATACATTCGGAATCCTAAACCAACCGTATCTTTTAAAACTCGATCATTTAGATCCAAATTTTTATACGGTTACGATTGAAGAGTTAACTGATTCAGTTCTCGCAAACAAAATCTTAAAACAAAAAGAAACAAAACTCGATCGGTTATTAAAAACTTTGATCAGTGGTGTGGTTGTCGTAAATAAGGATGGACAAATCATTTATGCAAATGATAGCGCTACTCAAATCTTAGAATTAACATTGGAACAGATCGAACATCGATATTTTAGTTCCAAGGAATGGAAACAAATTTACGAAGATGGAAGCCCTTTCCCAGCTGATAAACTTCCATTGGCTTTGGCTCTTGGAAAACAAATGACAATTTACAATTGTGAACATGGAATCATTTCCTTGGATGGAAATGTTAAGTGGTTGAATGTAAATGCAACTCCCCTTTTTGATGAAGATGGAAATTTAGAAGGTGCCACAGCTAGTTTTTTAGACATTACGGAATTAAAAAAAACACAAAATACAATCGAACAACAAAACAAAAAATTAACATCTGTTCTCGATGCAATCGAAAAATCTGCAATCGTGAGTGTCACAAATCCAGATGGAATCATTATCCGTGCAAATTCAAAATTCATCAAAATTAGTGGATATAAAGAAGATGAGATTATAGGATCTGATCATAAAATATTAAATTCGAAATTTCACAAAAAAGAATTTTGGAAAACACTTTGGAACCAAATCAAACAGGGAAAAACATGGGAAGGAATTATTAAAAACAAATCCAAAGATGGAAACTTTTTCTGGCTCCAAACCTTTATCCATCCGTTATTCAGTCCCTCTGATGAAATAGAAGCATATCTTTCCATTCGTTTTGATATCACAGAAGAAATTCAGGCTCTAGAAAACACCAAACGCGTATTACATTTTACAGGTATCCAAAACAATCGTCTTCAAAACTTTGCTTATATCATATCTCATAATATTAGACAACATTCCTCTAACTTCACTTCCCTCATCCATCTTTTGGAAGAGTCAAAATCGGAAGAAGATAAAAAGAACTTAATTGAAATGTTACATGCTTCATCCATCCAACTTGAAGAAACCATTTCTCATTTAAATGATATCATCTCGATCAACCAAACACTTAACAAACCTATGGAAGATTGTTCTTTAAAGAAAGAAGTGAGTAAAACCCTATCAATCCTAGGTGGTTCGATCAAATTACGCAACATTATCGTCGAAACAATCATTCCAGACGATCTAAACATCAAAACGATACCCTCGTATTTAGAAAGTATCCTCTTAAATCTTGTGTCCAATGCAGTAAAGTATGTGCGATTAAAGGAAGGAGCTTGGATCAAAATCGTTGTGAGTGAGAAAAAAGAACAGATTCAAATTATTGTCGAAGACAATGGACTCGGTATCAATTTACAAAAACATGGAAATAAAATCTTTGGGATGTTCAAAACCTTCCACAGGAATGAAGATGCGAGAGGCATCGGACTTTTTATTACCAAGTCACAAGTTGAGGTGCTTGGTGGAGAAATCTCACTTGAAAGCGAAGAAGGCGTAGGTTCGCGTTTTTGTGTGAGCCTTCCCAAAAATCCTGACGAGACCCTTCGAGCCTAG